A window of the Citrus sinensis cultivar Valencia sweet orange chromosome 9, DVS_A1.0, whole genome shotgun sequence genome harbors these coding sequences:
- the LOC127899846 gene encoding receptor-like protein EIX2, giving the protein MAFCLPGEEKMTKEIAVNGEESTVATQLAMSSELEGGIPKFFGNMCSLKMLGLSFNKLSGQFSQVIQNLSCGCVENSLERLYLQYNDFTGPLPLLGGFSSLELLELDVNCLNGTIDKSLCQLSKLESLSLGGNSFTGVISEKIFSNMSNLQELYLDQNSLTLKLSHNWVPPFQLKRLSLASCKMGPHFPKWLQTQNQLVHLDISNVGISDTIPDWFWDLSSKLSYLNLSNNHIKGKLPDLSLRFDGTRIGGTSIDINSNHFEGSIPSLPSNSPFLNLSKNKFSGSVTFLCSINENTWNFLDLSSNLLSGGLPDCWLHFDSLLVLNLANNSFSGKIPDSMGFLNNIRTLNLHNNRLTGELASSLRNCSQLRVLDLGKNAFFGEIPTWTGESLQNLIVLSLKSNKFHGNIPYQLCHLGFIQVLDLSLNIISGKIPKCFNNFSAMTYERCSNPTIGFAKLIFVPAGTGYYYKYLVNLLLTWKGSENEYKSTLGLVRCLDLSSNKLDGVIPEEIMDLVGLIALNLSRNNLTGPITPKIGELTSLDFLDLSRNLFSGSIPSSLSQLSGLGVLDLSYNNLSGKIPLGTQLQSFNASVYAGNLELCGLPLANKCPDEESTPSPGTDDDSDTLEDENDQFITLGFYLSSILGFFVGFWGVCGTLMLNRSWRYGFFNFLTSMKDWVYVIWAVNIAKLLRKFRN; this is encoded by the exons ATGGCGTTCTGTCTTCCTGGGGAAGAGAAGATGACAAAAGAGATTGCTGTAAATGGAGAGGAGTCCACTGTAGCAACGCAACTGGCCATGTCAAG TGAACTTGAAGGTGGGATTCCAAAATTCTTTGGAAACATGTGTAGCTTAAAAATGTTAGGCTTGTCTTTCAACAAACTCAGTGGACAATTCTCGCAGGTAATTCAAAATCTGTCTTGTGGATGCGTGGAGAATTCACTAGAGAGGCTATATTTACAATATAATGACTTCACGGGGCCATTACCTCTTCTTGGAGGATTTTCATCCCTGGAATTATTGGAGCTTGACGTTAATTGTTTAAATGGAACAATAGACAAGAGCCTCTGCCAGTTGTCGAAGCTCGAGTCTCTGTCACTTGGTGGGAATTCATTCACGGGTGTTATCTCTGAAAAAATTTTTTCCAATATGTCCAACTTGCAGGAGTTGTACTTGGATCAGAATTCTTTGACTTTGAAATTGAGCCATAATTGGGTTCCTCCTTTTCAACTGAAACGGTTAAGTCTTGCCTCTTGCAAGATGGGACCTCATTTTCCAAAATGGCTTCAAACTCAGAATCAGCTTGTGCATCTTGACATCTCCAATGTTGGAATCTCAGACACTATTCCTGATTGGTTCTGGGATTTGTCCAGTAAACTCTCTTACTTAAATCTCTCTAACAATCATATCAAGGGTAAACTTCCCGATTTGTCTTTAAGGTTTGATGGTACTCGTATTGGTGGTACTAGTATAGACATCAATTCAAACCACTTTGAGGGCTCAATTCCATCACTTCCTTCAAATTCGCCTTTCTTAAATCTCTCTAAAAATAAGTTCTCAGGGTCAGTTACTTTCTTATGTTCTATCAATGAAAACACATGGAACTTTTTAGATCTCTCGAGTAACTTATTGTCTGGAGGGCTTCCCGATTGTTGGTTGCACTTTGATAGCCTATTAGTTCTTAACTTGGCAAATAATAGCTTCTCGGGAAAAATACCAGACTCGATGGGTTTCCTAAATAACATCCGGACACTGAATTTACACAACAATAGATTAACCGGGGAATTGGCTTCATCTTTAAGGAATTGCTCCCAACTGAGAGTTTTGGATCTTGGGAAGAATGCATTTTTTGGTGAGATACCAACGTGGACAGGGGAAAGTCTACAAAATTTGATTGTTCTTAGCCTAAAATCTAACAAATTTCATGGAAATATACCTTATCAATTGTGCCATCTGGGATTTATTCAAGTCTTGGATCTTTCTTTAAACATTATATCGGGAAAGATACCAAAgtgtttcaataatttttcagCCATGACCTATGAAAGATGTTCTAATCCTACCATTGGGTTCGCCAAACTCATCTTCGTTCCCGCTGGAACTGGATATTACTATAAATATTTGGTCAATTTACTGTTGACTTGGAAAGGAAGTGAAAATGAGTACAAAAGTACTTTGGGACTTGTAAGGTGCCTTGACCTTTCAAGTAACAAATTAGATGGAGTAATTCCTGAAGAGATTATGGATCTTGTGGGGTTGATTGCCTTAAACCTTTCAAGAAACAATTTAACCGGACCAATCACTCCGAAGATTGGTGAGTTAACATCATTAGATTTCCTGGATTTGTCTAGAAATCTATTCTCTGGAAGTATTCCATCTAGCCTCTCTCAGTTAAGTGGTCTTGGTGTCTTGGACTTGTCATACAACAACTTGTCAGGAAAAATCCCATTAGGCACTCAGCTCCAGAGCTTCAATGCTTCAGTCTACGCTGGAAATCTTGAACTTTGTGGCCTTCCACTGGCAAATAAGTGTCCGGATGAAGAATCAACTCCAAGTCCAGGCACAGACGATGATTCAGACACTCTAGAAGATGAGAACGATCAGTTTATAACTCTCGGATTTTACTTGAGCTCAATTCTTGGTTTCTTTGTTGGATTCTGGGGAGTCTGCGGAACTTTAATGCTGAATAGGTCGTGGAGATATGGTTTCTTCAACTTCTTGACTAGTATGAAAGATTGGGTCTATGTGATATGGGCTGTGAATATTGCCAAACTGCTAAGAAAGTTCAGGAACTAA